Proteins encoded together in one Chelonoidis abingdonii isolate Lonesome George chromosome 1, CheloAbing_2.0, whole genome shotgun sequence window:
- the LOC116823386 gene encoding olfactory receptor 51G2-like, with amino-acid sequence MEQPQQTMPLANSSFYQPSTFLLTGFPGLEANHHWISIPFCMFYLIGLSGNCLILIIIKKTQSLHKPMYYFLSMLAMTDLGLALCTLPTTLGIFWFKIRNIEFNACLTQMYFIHILSVIESSVLLAMAFDRFIAISNPLRYSSIWTESTIIKTGLVIVSRAVISLLPIPFLLKRLTYCGDNVLSHSFCFHPDIMKLACADINVNILYGLIVILSTVGVDFVFIVLSYVLILKTVVSLMTKEKCLKALNTCVSHICAVLIFFIPMIGLSVLHRYGNNVPPMLNIVVAYIYLIVPPVLNPIIYSVKSKLIRRAILRTLWWKNESM; translated from the coding sequence ATGGAGCAGCCTCAGCAAACCATGCCACTTGCCAATTCCTCCTTCTATCAGCCTTCCACCTTCCTCCTGACGGGTTTTCCGGGACTGGAAGCCAATCACCATTGGATCTCCATCCCTTTCTGCATGTTCTATCTCATCGGCCTCTCAGGGAACTGCCTGATCCTGATCATCATCAAGAAGACCCAAAGTCTTCATAAGCCAATGTACTACTTCCTTTCCATGCTGGCCATGACGGACCTGGGCTTGGCTTTGTGCACCCTTCCTACCACGCTGGGCATCTTTTGGTTTAAGATCAGAAACATTGAGTTCAATGCCTGTCTCACCCAAATGTATTTTATCCATATACTATCAGTAATAGAATCCTCGGTGCTCCTGGCCATGGCCTTTGATCGTTTCATTGCTATCTCCAACCCTCTGAGATATTCTTCCATCTGGACCGAGTCAACCATCATCAAAACAGGGCTGGTGATTGTTTCAAGAGCTGTGATCTCCCTCTTACCAATACCCTTTCTGCTCAAGAGGTTAACCTACTGTGGGGACAATGTGCTTTCCCACTCATTTTGCTTTCACCCTGATATCATGAAGCTGGCCTGCGCGGATATAAATGTCAACATCCTGTACGGTTTAATTGTCATTCTTTCAACGGTGGGTGTGGATTTTGTGTTCATTGTGCTATCATATGTTCTGATCCTTAAGACTGTGGTCAGCCTCATGACCAAGGAAAAATGTCTCAAGGCTTTGAACACATGTGTCTCCCATATCTGTGCAGTCCTAATCTTCTTCATCCCAATGATTGGACTGTCTGTTCTCCATCGCTATGGTAACAATGTTCCCCCTATGCTTAACATTGTGGTGGCCTATATCTACCTTATTGTGCCCCCTGTCTTAAATCCTATAATATATAGTGTGAAATCCAAACTGATCCGCAGAGCCATTCTCAGAACACTGTGGTGGAAAAATGAGTCAATGTGA